Genomic DNA from Shouchella patagoniensis:
GCTGCTTTAGCAGCACTTGTCGGTTACTTAGTTATGAATACGGTTATGGGGGAATGGTTAGGCGTTACCTCTGAATTAGTAGCGGAAGATCCAGGATTTGCTCATGTTCTTGGGATACCAACCCTACAAACAGGGGTTTTTGGCGGAATTATTATTGGGATTATTGCTGCTACGTGTTATAACCGCTTTCATGACATTGAAATGCCAGCATTTCTTGGTTTCTTTGCCGGAAAACGATTTGTGCCAATAATTACAGCGGTTGCATCCTTTGTTATGGCGCTTATCCTCGTCTTAATATGGCCGCACGTTCAAACAGGACTAAATGAAATCTCTGTTTTTCTTTTGGAAACGGGTCAATATTTTGCCGTCTTTTTCTTTGGTTTTATTAAACGGTTGTTAATTCCTTTTGGATTACACCATATCTTCCATGCACCATTCTGGTTTGAGTTTGGTCAGTATACGAATGCTGCTGGAGAGATTGTCCGTGGAGATCAACTTATTTTCTTTGCACAATTGCGTGATGGAGTCGAAATTACGGCGGGACGCTTCATGGCTGGAGAATTTCCAATCATGATGTTTGGTTTACCAGCAGCAGCACTCGCTATGTATCATTGTGCACGACCAGAAAAAAAGAAAGTTGTCGGCGGGTTAATGGCTTCGGCTGCACTTACTTCGTTTCTAACAGGTATTACAGAACCGCTTGAATTTATGTTTTTGTTTATTGCGCCACTTTTATTCTTTATTCATGCTTTTTTAGATGGCGTATCGTTTGTGTTCATGACTTGGTTTGATGTGAATGTCGGCTTCACATTTTCTGGTGGGGCAATTGACTTCTTCTTGTTTGGTATATTACCGAATCAAGATCAATGGTGGATTACGGTTATTCTTGGACTCGTGTTTGCAGCCATTTACTATTTCGTATTCCGATTCGCGATTCTTAAGTTTAATTTGAAAACCCCAGGTCGTGAAGATGAAGACGATCCATCTGAAGGAAAAGTGAGAAATCAAGGCGAGTTAGCGTTTAATATATTGCATGCAATGGGTGGAAAAGAAAACATCAATCACCTTGATGCGTGTATTACGCGCTTGCGTGTTTCGGTGAATGATATAGGTGCAGTTGATAAAAAAGAGCTAAAAGAACTTGGTGCTGCCGGTGTTCTTGAAGTCGGTAATAACATTCAAGCAATCTTTGGTCCCCGTTCAGAAACAATTAAAGGACAGATGCAGGATGTTATGTCAGGTAAAACACCAAGGCCGATTGAAACCAATCAACAAGATGAAGTGAAAAAGCAAGTGGAAGATGTTCAACCTGAAGCATTACAACAAGAAACAAGTGAAAGTGTGAAAGCACCAATGAATGGAGAACTTCTTTCCATTGAGGATGTACCCGATCAAGTCTTCTCTGGAAAAATGATGGGAGATGGGTTTGCTATTGATCCTGTAGATGGAGTGGTTGTAGCTCCTATTGATGGAAAAATAACGACGGTATTCCCTACAAAACATGCGATTGGAATAACTTCAGACAATGGGTTAGAAGTACTCATTCATATTGGTATTGATACGGTTAAATTAAATGGAGAAGGGTTTAATGTATTTGTAAATGAAGGAGACCACGTGAAAAGTGGTGAAAAGTTGGTTGAGTTTGACCACGAATACATTAAACAACATGCTACTTCACTCATTACACCGATAATCTTCACAAACTTAGCAGAAGGAGAATTTGTCTCAATTAAACAAAGTGGACAAGTTCAAGCAGGGGAGAAAGCGATCATTCAAATTGAAAAATAAATGATTGAACTAGGGCAAGCCGCTCTAGTTCTTTCTTCTTTTTATATATGCTATACTGAGAGAAATTCGGTTGTTTGTTCTAAAGGAAGGTGACAGCAATGATTACGGATCAGGAAATAATGGAAGCGCTAAAACGAGTGAAAGACCGTGACCTTGATAAAAGCATCGTTGATACAGGCGGTGTTCGTGAGTTGAAAAACA
This window encodes:
- the ptsG gene encoding glucose-specific PTS transporter subunit IIBC, whose amino-acid sequence is MFKKVFGYLQKIGKALMLPVAMLPVAGLLLGIGVAMQMEQTLGYMPFLEAGWIQHTASVMEAAGGIIFDNLALIFAVGVAIGLAGDGAAALAALVGYLVMNTVMGEWLGVTSELVAEDPGFAHVLGIPTLQTGVFGGIIIGIIAATCYNRFHDIEMPAFLGFFAGKRFVPIITAVASFVMALILVLIWPHVQTGLNEISVFLLETGQYFAVFFFGFIKRLLIPFGLHHIFHAPFWFEFGQYTNAAGEIVRGDQLIFFAQLRDGVEITAGRFMAGEFPIMMFGLPAAALAMYHCARPEKKKVVGGLMASAALTSFLTGITEPLEFMFLFIAPLLFFIHAFLDGVSFVFMTWFDVNVGFTFSGGAIDFFLFGILPNQDQWWITVILGLVFAAIYYFVFRFAILKFNLKTPGREDEDDPSEGKVRNQGELAFNILHAMGGKENINHLDACITRLRVSVNDIGAVDKKELKELGAAGVLEVGNNIQAIFGPRSETIKGQMQDVMSGKTPRPIETNQQDEVKKQVEDVQPEALQQETSESVKAPMNGELLSIEDVPDQVFSGKMMGDGFAIDPVDGVVVAPIDGKITTVFPTKHAIGITSDNGLEVLIHIGIDTVKLNGEGFNVFVNEGDHVKSGEKLVEFDHEYIKQHATSLITPIIFTNLAEGEFVSIKQSGQVQAGEKAIIQIEK